One Brassica napus cultivar Da-Ae chromosome A1, Da-Ae, whole genome shotgun sequence genomic region harbors:
- the LOC125576488 gene encoding uncharacterized protein At2g29880-like, with protein sequence MLKMTNKYFHCCIRMESGEASQPQKVKSGYFPWTSQESHLLKRLLVDGIRRGWRDSNGSLTKRTIETKVLPILNKQLRCNKTYKHYLNRMKSLKKEYHSYTDLLRFSSGFGWDPVTKQFTAPDEVWEEYLKAHPNNDNMKTKTFEAFEDLEVIFESATARGNNAFGLGGDATAEAFEVENDVQEREDVNHMENGTESNETTCRPSKEKLPSRKRAKPSGDGEPSESINLGEHSEKVLSEMIGVSTNIMNLMQQREERHQKEAEERESEKRKNNIWDAIKEIPGLERDICYDAVTKIHTLNMKDVFLSMSVEERLGWIRRNV encoded by the exons ATGTTAAAGAtgactaataaatattttcattgttGTATTAGGATGGAATCAGGAGAAGCATCGCAGCCACAAAAAGTTAAGAGCGGATATTTTCCATGGACATCTCAAGAGAGTCACTTGTTGAAACGTCTTCTTGTTGATGGTATCAGACGAGGATGGCGTGATTCAAATGGCTCCTTGACCAAAAGAACAATAGAGACAAAGGTATTACCGATTCTAAACAAACAGCTCAGGTGCAACAAGACTTACAAGCATTACTTGAATCGAATGAAATCCTTGAAAAAAGAATATCATAGTTACACAGACCTGCTTCGATTTAGCTCTGGTTTTGGGTGGGATCCCGTAACTAAACAATTCACAGCTCCCGACGAAGTATGGGAAGAATATCTTAAG GCACATCCAAATAATGATAATATGAAGACTAAAACCTTTGAAGCTTTTGAAGACTTAGAAGTCATTTTTGAAAGTGCTACAGCAAGGGGAAACAACGCATTTGGACTTGGTGGTGATGCAACTGCTGAAGCTTTTGAAGTTGAAAATGATGTTCAAGAAAGAGAAGATGTGAACCATATGGAAAATGGTACTGAGTCTAATGAGACAACATGTAGACCTTCTAAAGAAAAGTTGCCTTCTAGGAAGAGAGCTAAACCCAGTGGTGATGGAGAACCATCAGAATCGATTAACCTTGGTGAGCATTCTGAAAAAGTGCTAAGTGAAATGATTGGAGTAAGCACTAACATCATGAATCTTATGCAACAAAGAGAAGAAAGGCATCAAAAAGAAGCTGAAGAAAGAGAATCTGAGAAGAGAAAGAATAACATTTGGGATGCTATCAAAGAGATTCCTGGTCTGGAAAGAGATATCTGCTATGATGCAGTAACCAAAATTCATaccttgaatatgaaagatgtcTTTCTTAGCATGTCCGTTGAAGAGCGCTTGGGTTGGATCCGTCGTAACGTTTAG